A window of the Corallococcus exiguus genome harbors these coding sequences:
- a CDS encoding S1 family peptidase translates to MFSLLLVAVLAQGPVAPSAPPASPAPPALPAPDAGVADVVVPPLPVASLPPATHELFRRIQGRVSQVRIIERRSGTKSSIGSAFFVSAKGHALTNYHVVSDLVLHPEDYTAELDRGDATVPVRLLAVDVASDLAVIQVDTPVSDYFKLEEHEPPQGTRLFAMGNPRDLGTTIVEGTYNGLVRDALYERVHFTGAINPGMSGGPTLSGEGGVVGVNVATMGNQVGFLVPVARARALLDRALEQEAPPDPAALMTSVKDQLLANQQRITDRLMATDLPKQSLGEYRVPGRWSPFLKCWGDTPHDPETPYTVTSYQCSSEEDIFLSSSHRTGVVAYLHQHVESQKLGAMRFSALYSTLFSQDPDAVAATREDVTNFRCKSEFVDVNGLTVRAAICMRAYRRFPGLYDLVLRAATLNASTHGVDTSLTLGGFSAENARKLARRYLEGLSWAK, encoded by the coding sequence ATGTTCTCCCTTCTTCTTGTCGCCGTGCTCGCGCAGGGGCCCGTGGCTCCTTCGGCGCCCCCGGCGTCTCCAGCTCCGCCGGCCCTTCCAGCGCCCGACGCCGGCGTCGCGGACGTGGTGGTGCCGCCCCTGCCGGTGGCCTCGTTGCCTCCGGCCACGCACGAGCTGTTCCGCCGCATCCAGGGCCGCGTCTCGCAGGTGCGCATCATCGAGCGCCGTTCCGGGACGAAGTCCTCCATCGGCTCCGCGTTCTTCGTGAGCGCGAAGGGCCACGCCCTCACGAACTACCACGTCGTCTCCGACCTGGTGCTCCACCCGGAGGACTACACCGCGGAGCTGGACCGCGGCGACGCGACGGTGCCGGTGCGCCTGCTCGCGGTGGACGTGGCGAGCGACCTGGCCGTCATCCAGGTGGACACGCCCGTCAGCGACTACTTCAAGCTGGAGGAGCACGAACCGCCGCAGGGCACGCGCCTGTTCGCCATGGGCAACCCGCGCGACCTGGGCACCACCATCGTGGAGGGCACCTACAACGGCCTGGTGCGCGACGCCCTCTACGAGCGCGTGCACTTCACCGGCGCCATCAACCCCGGCATGAGCGGCGGCCCCACGCTCAGCGGCGAGGGCGGCGTCGTGGGCGTCAACGTGGCCACGATGGGCAACCAGGTGGGCTTCCTGGTGCCGGTGGCCCGTGCACGGGCGCTGCTCGACCGGGCGCTGGAGCAGGAAGCGCCTCCGGACCCGGCCGCGCTGATGACGTCCGTGAAGGATCAGTTGCTGGCCAACCAGCAGCGCATCACCGACAGGCTGATGGCCACGGACCTGCCGAAGCAGTCGCTGGGCGAGTACCGCGTCCCCGGCCGCTGGAGCCCCTTCCTCAAGTGCTGGGGCGACACGCCGCATGATCCGGAGACGCCCTACACGGTGACGAGCTACCAGTGCTCCTCCGAGGAGGACATCTTCCTGTCCTCCAGCCACCGCACGGGCGTGGTGGCCTACCTGCACCAGCACGTCGAAAGCCAGAAGCTGGGCGCGATGCGCTTCTCCGCGCTCTACAGCACGCTCTTCTCGCAGGACCCGGACGCGGTGGCCGCCACGCGCGAGGACGTCACCAACTTCCGCTGCAAGTCGGAGTTCGTGGACGTGAACGGCCTCACCGTGCGCGCCGCCATCTGCATGCGCGCCTACCGCCGCTTCCCGGGCCTCTACGACCTGGTGTTGCGCGCGGCCACGCTGAACGCATCCACGCACGGCGTGGACACCAGCCTCACGCTGGGCGGCTTCTCCGCGGAGAACGCTCGCAAGCTGGCGCGCCGCTACCTGGAGGGCCTGTCATGGGCGAAGTGA
- a CDS encoding FHA domain-containing protein: protein MGEVIFLEVLEGDAVQSRHRLDTLPVTVGRGYANDIILDDPKVSAEHLRLERREDGAVVLHDVGSVNGTFSVEPWAPLKELVVTPDARVSVGDTVLRFRPRSFVVEDTLVNEAPEAPSERLIERPRAFAFTLQALVVTSFISERVTQFRKTDWGDLLMSAVVPLGLALLWAGGWSLASRIARKRFHFRVHTTIAALVLLGFSLLPPLFALVSFSFSLGSWLGFVRMLAVLALVGWGLYWHLRYVTRWSGKRVVRGLVIASVGVLVLTNASEVLGNEPFSEELEFPRSLLPPVLRVAPAHSMDSFFEDVKPLEKKVDALVKER, encoded by the coding sequence ATGGGCGAAGTGATCTTCCTGGAGGTGCTGGAAGGGGACGCCGTCCAGTCCCGCCACCGGCTGGACACGCTGCCGGTGACGGTGGGGCGCGGCTACGCCAACGACATCATCCTGGACGACCCGAAGGTCTCCGCGGAACACCTGCGCCTGGAGCGGCGCGAGGACGGCGCGGTGGTGCTGCATGACGTGGGCAGCGTCAACGGCACCTTCAGCGTGGAGCCGTGGGCGCCACTGAAGGAGCTGGTCGTCACCCCGGACGCGCGTGTGTCCGTGGGGGACACGGTGCTGCGCTTCCGGCCCCGCTCCTTCGTGGTGGAGGACACGCTCGTCAACGAAGCCCCCGAAGCCCCCAGCGAGCGTCTGATCGAGCGCCCTCGGGCCTTCGCGTTCACGCTGCAGGCGCTGGTCGTGACGTCCTTCATCTCCGAGCGGGTGACCCAGTTCCGGAAGACGGACTGGGGCGACCTGCTGATGTCCGCGGTGGTGCCCCTGGGACTGGCGCTCCTGTGGGCCGGGGGCTGGTCTCTGGCGAGCCGCATCGCGCGCAAGCGCTTCCACTTCCGCGTGCACACCACCATCGCCGCCCTGGTGCTGCTGGGCTTCTCGCTGCTACCGCCCCTGTTCGCGCTCGTGAGCTTCAGCTTCTCGCTGGGCTCGTGGCTGGGCTTCGTGCGCATGCTGGCCGTGTTGGCACTGGTGGGGTGGGGGCTCTACTGGCACCTGCGCTACGTGACGCGCTGGAGCGGCAAGCGGGTGGTGCGCGGGCTCGTCATCGCGTCGGTGGGCGTGCTGGTCCTCACGAACGCGTCGGAGGTGCTGGGCAACGAACCCTTCAGCGAGGAGCTGGAGTTCCCCCGCTCGCTCCTGCCACCGGTGCTGCGCGTGGCCCCGGCGCACTCCATGGACTCGTTCTTCGAGGACGTGAAGCCGCTGGAGAAGAAGGTGGACGCGCTCGTGAAGGAGCGCTGA
- a CDS encoding aldo/keto reductase, with the protein MKYANLGHTGLRVSRICLGCMSYGTPKWRPWVLDEEAAQPFFRRAVELGVTFFDTANMYSDGVSEEVTGRALRKYAKLDEVVLATKVYFPTGSGQNERGLSRKAITQACEASLKRLGVDTIDLYQIHRMDPNTPIEETLSALDQLVRQGKVRYLGASSAYAWQFMRALSVSERNGWARFVSMQNHYNLVYREEEREMLPLCEAEGVGVIPWSPLARGLLAGSRKSLDDKEATTRAGSDTLSPILYNQPGDWDVVEAVKQVAEARKAPPAQVALAWLLSKPVVTAPIIGATKPEHLEDAVKAVSLKLAPEEVKALEAPYKPHAVRGL; encoded by the coding sequence ATGAAGTACGCCAACCTGGGACACACCGGCCTGCGGGTCTCCCGCATCTGCCTGGGCTGCATGAGCTACGGCACTCCGAAGTGGCGCCCGTGGGTGCTGGACGAAGAGGCGGCGCAGCCCTTCTTCCGCCGCGCGGTGGAGCTGGGCGTCACCTTCTTCGACACCGCGAACATGTACTCGGACGGGGTCAGTGAAGAGGTGACGGGCCGCGCGCTGCGCAAGTACGCGAAGCTGGACGAGGTGGTGCTGGCGACGAAGGTCTACTTCCCCACGGGCAGCGGCCAGAACGAGCGCGGCCTGTCGCGCAAGGCCATCACCCAGGCGTGCGAGGCGAGCCTCAAGCGGCTGGGCGTGGACACCATCGACCTCTACCAAATCCATCGGATGGATCCGAACACGCCCATCGAGGAGACGCTGTCCGCGTTGGATCAGCTCGTGCGCCAGGGGAAGGTGCGCTACCTGGGCGCGAGCTCCGCGTACGCGTGGCAGTTCATGCGCGCGCTCAGCGTGTCCGAGCGCAACGGCTGGGCGCGCTTCGTGTCCATGCAGAACCACTACAACCTGGTCTACCGCGAGGAGGAGCGGGAGATGCTGCCCCTCTGCGAGGCGGAAGGCGTAGGCGTCATCCCGTGGTCGCCGCTGGCGCGAGGACTGCTCGCGGGTTCACGCAAGTCGCTGGACGACAAGGAGGCCACGACGCGCGCGGGCTCCGACACGCTGTCACCCATCCTCTACAACCAGCCCGGAGACTGGGACGTGGTGGAGGCGGTGAAGCAGGTGGCGGAGGCGCGCAAGGCCCCGCCCGCGCAGGTGGCCCTGGCGTGGCTGTTGTCCAAGCCCGTCGTCACCGCGCCCATCATCGGCGCGACGAAGCCCGAGCACCTGGAGGACGCGGTGAAGGCCGTGAGCCTCAAGCTCGCGCCAGAAGAAGTGAAGGCGCTGGAGGCCCCCTACAAGCCGCACGCGGTGCGCGGCCTGTAG
- a CDS encoding cytochrome P450, which produces MSERFNLLSPEVKANPYPTYARMRREAPVCQVEPGGMWAVSRHEDVLRVLKDPQRFSSQGFRVATNPPWLGGNPFSESMLTMDPPQHGRLRVLMQKAFGSAAMARLEPRVRDICRQAVAELPRGVPVDLMPPYALRIPAAVISELLGLDPARATRLKQWADLITGGVTTVRPDEEDRKQKARDAVAELRQYFGEVLDARAREPGTDLVSELQQARVDGEALSKDELIAFMALLLVGGIETVVHLLGASLVVLREHPEIWAQLRSDRSRIPAFIDEVLRYEPPAQAAPRLTTEAVELGGVSLPKGAPVLVLLGSAAHDEAHFPDGDRFNLSRPGPQNLPFGHGVHFCLGAQLARMEGRLALEALLDAFRHLQAAPEPMTWHRTLVVRGPATLPLILHPH; this is translated from the coding sequence ATGAGTGAGCGCTTCAACCTCTTGTCGCCGGAAGTGAAGGCCAACCCCTATCCCACCTACGCCCGCATGCGCCGCGAGGCCCCCGTGTGTCAGGTGGAGCCCGGTGGCATGTGGGCCGTGTCGCGCCATGAAGACGTGCTGCGCGTCCTCAAGGATCCCCAGCGCTTCTCCTCGCAGGGCTTCCGCGTGGCCACCAACCCGCCATGGCTGGGCGGCAATCCCTTCTCCGAGTCCATGCTCACCATGGATCCGCCCCAGCACGGCCGGCTGCGGGTGCTGATGCAGAAGGCGTTCGGCTCGGCGGCCATGGCCCGGCTGGAGCCCCGTGTCCGCGACATCTGCCGGCAGGCGGTGGCGGAGCTGCCTCGCGGCGTGCCGGTGGACCTGATGCCGCCGTACGCGCTGCGGATCCCTGCCGCCGTCATCAGCGAGCTGCTGGGCCTGGACCCCGCGCGCGCCACGCGACTGAAGCAGTGGGCGGATCTGATCACCGGCGGCGTCACCACCGTCCGGCCAGACGAAGAGGACCGCAAGCAGAAGGCCCGCGACGCGGTGGCGGAGCTGCGCCAGTACTTCGGCGAGGTGCTGGACGCCCGCGCCCGCGAGCCCGGCACGGACCTGGTCAGCGAGCTGCAACAGGCCCGCGTGGACGGCGAGGCCCTGTCGAAGGACGAGCTCATCGCCTTCATGGCGCTCCTGCTGGTGGGCGGCATCGAGACGGTGGTGCACCTGCTGGGCGCGTCGCTCGTCGTGCTGAGGGAGCACCCGGAGATCTGGGCCCAGCTGCGCTCGGACCGCTCGCGCATCCCCGCCTTCATCGACGAGGTGCTGCGCTACGAACCGCCCGCCCAGGCCGCGCCGCGCCTCACCACGGAGGCGGTGGAGCTGGGTGGGGTGAGCTTGCCCAAGGGCGCCCCGGTGCTCGTACTCCTGGGCTCCGCCGCGCATGACGAGGCGCACTTCCCGGACGGCGACCGCTTCAACCTGTCCCGCCCCGGTCCGCAGAACCTGCCCTTCGGCCACGGCGTCCACTTCTGCCTGGGCGCGCAGCTGGCGCGCATGGAGGGCCGCCTCGCGCTGGAGGCCCTGCTGGACGCCTTCCGCCACCTGCAGGCCGCCCCGGAGCCCATGACGTGGCACAGGACGCTGGTGGTGCGCGGGCCCGCCACGCTGCCGCTCATCCTGCACCCGCATTGA
- the lon gene encoding endopeptidase La, whose product MSDEKKKGTAASAMPTAMAPPGLINKEDIPQVLPILPLRNSVFFPGGVLPLAVGRQKTIALIKDAVRDDQVIGVVTQRRAEEEDPGASDLYTMGTVARIVKLLKMGEDNYSLVVQGLARFRVMELVQEAPYLKARVDAVEDKTSSENVEVEALGINLKKLAREVIELMPELPAAATELVESITHPGHLADLIAANVDVPIEEKQAVLETVDLKARMKLVLELLNRKREILKLSNKIDSAVKGEMSKTQREYYLRQQLKAIKEELGEMGEEEEELDELQERLKKAALPPEVEKVAQKELNRLKTIPAASSEYTVARTYLDWIADLPWSKISEDNLDIENARQQLDKDHFGIKKVKKRILEYLAVRKLKNDMRGPILCLVGPPGVGKTSLGQSVAKATGRKFVRLSLGGVRDEAEIRGHRRTYVGALPGRFIQSMKKAGTKNPVMMLDEIDKLGADFRGDPSAALLEVLDPEQNSTFSDHYLDVAFDLSKVMFVATANQLDPIPGPLRDRMEIIELTGYTFEEKQAIARIHLVPKQLKEHGLNGDHIEVQDEALLILTTSYTREAGVRNLERRIADICRAVAVEVAGGKLEKQTIGAERVKEILGPEMFYSEVAERTEVPGVATGLAWTAAGGDLLFIEATKMAGKGGMTLTGQLGDVMKESATAALSYLRSKAEALGIPSNFLEKTDLHLHFPAGSIPKDGPSAGVTILTALTSLLTGIRVRHDTAMTGEATLRGLVLPVGGIKEKVLAAHRAGIKRVILPERCRKDLIDVPDQAKNELEFIFATKMDEVLNAALETSPFKEGAAIAAPTTDTPPAEVRA is encoded by the coding sequence ATGTCTGACGAGAAGAAGAAGGGCACCGCGGCCAGCGCCATGCCCACCGCGATGGCCCCTCCGGGGCTCATCAACAAGGAAGACATTCCGCAGGTGCTGCCCATCCTGCCGCTCCGCAACAGTGTCTTCTTCCCCGGCGGTGTGCTGCCCCTGGCCGTCGGCCGCCAGAAGACGATTGCGCTGATCAAGGACGCCGTCCGTGACGACCAGGTCATCGGCGTCGTGACGCAGCGCCGCGCCGAGGAAGAGGATCCGGGCGCGTCCGACCTGTACACGATGGGCACCGTCGCCCGCATCGTGAAGCTCCTGAAGATGGGCGAGGACAACTACTCGCTCGTGGTGCAGGGCCTCGCGCGCTTCCGCGTGATGGAGCTGGTCCAGGAAGCCCCCTACCTCAAGGCCCGCGTCGACGCGGTCGAGGACAAGACCTCCTCCGAGAACGTCGAGGTCGAGGCCCTGGGCATCAACCTGAAGAAGCTGGCGCGCGAGGTCATCGAGCTGATGCCCGAGCTGCCGGCCGCCGCCACGGAGCTGGTGGAGAGCATCACGCACCCGGGCCACCTGGCGGACCTCATCGCCGCCAACGTGGACGTGCCCATCGAGGAGAAGCAGGCCGTGCTGGAGACGGTCGACCTCAAGGCGCGCATGAAGCTCGTCCTGGAGCTGCTCAACCGCAAGCGCGAGATCCTCAAGCTCTCCAACAAGATCGACTCCGCCGTGAAGGGCGAGATGTCGAAGACCCAGCGCGAGTACTACCTGCGCCAGCAGCTCAAGGCGATCAAGGAAGAGCTCGGCGAGATGGGCGAAGAGGAAGAGGAGCTGGACGAGCTCCAGGAGCGCCTGAAGAAGGCCGCCCTGCCCCCCGAGGTGGAGAAGGTCGCCCAGAAGGAGCTCAACCGCCTGAAGACGATCCCGGCGGCCTCCAGCGAGTACACCGTCGCGCGCACCTACCTGGACTGGATCGCGGACCTGCCGTGGTCGAAGATCAGCGAGGACAACCTCGACATCGAGAACGCGCGCCAGCAGCTGGACAAGGATCACTTCGGCATCAAGAAGGTGAAGAAGCGCATCCTGGAGTACCTGGCCGTCCGCAAGCTGAAGAACGACATGCGCGGGCCCATCCTGTGCCTCGTCGGTCCCCCGGGCGTCGGCAAGACGTCGCTGGGCCAGAGCGTGGCCAAGGCCACGGGCCGCAAGTTCGTGCGCCTCAGCTTGGGCGGCGTGCGTGACGAGGCCGAAATCCGTGGCCACCGCCGCACGTACGTGGGCGCGCTGCCGGGCCGCTTCATCCAGAGCATGAAGAAGGCCGGGACGAAGAACCCGGTCATGATGCTGGACGAAATCGACAAGCTGGGCGCGGACTTCCGCGGCGACCCGAGCGCGGCGCTGCTGGAGGTGCTGGACCCGGAGCAGAACAGCACGTTCAGCGACCACTACCTGGACGTGGCGTTCGACCTGTCGAAGGTCATGTTCGTCGCCACGGCGAACCAGCTGGATCCCATCCCCGGGCCGCTCCGCGACCGCATGGAGATCATCGAGCTGACGGGCTACACGTTCGAGGAGAAGCAGGCCATCGCCCGCATCCACCTCGTGCCGAAGCAGCTCAAGGAGCACGGCCTCAACGGGGATCACATCGAGGTGCAGGACGAGGCGCTGCTCATCCTGACCACGTCGTACACCCGCGAGGCGGGCGTGCGTAACCTGGAGCGCCGCATCGCGGACATCTGCCGCGCGGTGGCGGTGGAAGTGGCCGGCGGCAAGCTGGAGAAGCAGACCATCGGCGCGGAGCGCGTGAAGGAGATCCTCGGGCCCGAGATGTTCTACTCGGAGGTCGCGGAGCGCACGGAGGTTCCCGGTGTGGCGACGGGCCTCGCGTGGACCGCGGCGGGCGGCGATCTGCTCTTCATCGAAGCGACCAAGATGGCGGGCAAGGGCGGAATGACGCTCACCGGCCAGCTGGGCGACGTGATGAAGGAGTCCGCCACGGCGGCCCTGAGCTACCTGCGCAGCAAGGCGGAGGCGCTGGGCATCCCGTCCAACTTCCTGGAGAAGACGGACCTGCACCTGCACTTCCCCGCGGGCTCCATCCCCAAGGATGGTCCTTCGGCCGGCGTCACCATCCTGACCGCGCTCACCAGCCTGCTGACGGGCATCCGGGTGCGGCACGACACGGCGATGACGGGCGAGGCCACGCTGCGTGGCCTGGTGCTGCCGGTGGGCGGCATCAAGGAGAAGGTCCTGGCGGCGCACCGCGCGGGCATCAAGCGCGTCATCCTGCCGGAGCGTTGCCGCAAGGACCTGATCGACGTGCCGGATCAGGCGAAGAACGAGCTGGAGTTCATCTTCGCCACGAAGATGGACGAGGTCCTCAACGCCGCGCTGGAGACGTCTCCGTTCAAGGAGGGCGCCGCGATCGCCGCGCCCACCACGGACACGCCCCCGGCGGAAGTCCGGGCGTAA
- a CDS encoding vWA domain-containing protein has product MKLHTCAHLMSLSALLALGCHSPVDDDGSTVPDACEASPPLVAPQKTDILFVIDNSGSMSEEQQGIATELPAFLAALKEGNGVSQDFRVGVITTSVYQRQRFADGADVIRSFPDQEGRLRPVRDESNQPTAERFIEGSDPLLLPKFQRLVDQGTSGSGQEAPFEAVRLAVASPLATQPLAEGGNGGFLRDDARLLVVVVSDEEDCSSTQRPPPVALGEDRAVDSCTEQGDKLTPVSEYYQAFQSLRDSRGASREVLWATIGPVAVTDKRAELIVDTTSGTTYVRNVDCPTSYGPGYRQSDMAKAFDVTRANLDSICKTSYQQTLLDIADLATVAQSVAVVNLPDPRLAVVNVTRADGSVQTCTAGNGDFRYEPPSGDRSARIFFLGPCLRRVGDTKVEVKVLCAG; this is encoded by the coding sequence GTGAAGCTCCACACCTGCGCCCACCTGATGTCGCTGTCCGCGCTCCTGGCGCTCGGATGCCACTCCCCCGTGGATGATGACGGCTCCACGGTCCCGGACGCCTGCGAGGCGAGCCCTCCATTGGTGGCTCCCCAGAAGACGGACATCCTCTTCGTCATCGACAACTCCGGATCCATGAGCGAGGAGCAGCAGGGCATCGCGACGGAACTGCCTGCCTTCCTGGCCGCGCTGAAGGAGGGCAACGGTGTGTCCCAGGACTTCCGCGTGGGGGTCATCACCACCTCCGTGTACCAGCGCCAGCGCTTCGCGGACGGAGCGGACGTCATCCGCTCCTTCCCGGATCAGGAGGGCCGGCTGAGGCCGGTGAGGGACGAGTCGAACCAGCCCACCGCCGAGCGCTTCATCGAGGGTTCGGATCCGTTGCTGCTGCCCAAGTTCCAGCGGCTGGTGGACCAGGGCACCTCCGGCAGCGGTCAGGAGGCGCCCTTCGAGGCGGTGCGGCTGGCGGTCGCCTCGCCCCTGGCCACCCAGCCCCTGGCGGAAGGGGGCAACGGGGGCTTCCTGCGGGACGACGCCCGCCTGCTGGTGGTGGTGGTGTCCGACGAGGAGGACTGCAGCTCCACCCAGCGGCCGCCCCCGGTGGCGCTGGGCGAGGACCGGGCCGTGGACTCGTGCACGGAGCAGGGGGACAAGCTGACGCCGGTGTCGGAGTACTACCAGGCCTTCCAGAGCCTGCGTGACAGCCGGGGCGCGTCGCGCGAGGTGCTGTGGGCGACCATCGGGCCGGTGGCGGTGACGGACAAGCGCGCGGAGCTGATCGTGGACACGACGAGCGGCACCACCTACGTGCGCAACGTCGACTGCCCGACGTCCTACGGGCCCGGCTACCGGCAGAGCGACATGGCGAAGGCGTTCGACGTGACCCGGGCGAACCTGGATTCCATCTGCAAGACGAGCTACCAGCAGACGCTGCTGGACATCGCGGATCTGGCCACGGTGGCGCAGAGCGTGGCCGTGGTGAACCTGCCGGATCCGCGGCTCGCGGTGGTGAACGTCACGCGCGCGGATGGATCCGTGCAGACGTGCACGGCGGGCAACGGCGACTTCCGCTACGAGCCCCCCAGCGGCGACCGCTCCGCGCGCATCTTCTTCCTGGGCCCGTGCCTGCGGCGCGTGGGCGACACGAAGGTGGAGGTGAAGGTGCTGTGCGCCGGGTAG
- a CDS encoding ImuA family protein, translating to MGAAVGRSGLAVVEELRERIRQLQAAPRRALSVLRTGVDAVDALLPQGGLPLGHSVELCGEAASGRTSLALRAVAAAHRELRLCAWVDGPKELYPPAAAALGVDLERLLVVRPQAFAQRVWAAVQLARSGAFTAVVVDLTLGVGAPGRPERLALTEARKLADAAARGGTLVLLLTSPEAPADGLARLRLEARGVQGWSVELERSRGGGVGTRVVSPWRELYPEVGLDAGARLLDADVEASGDAGPDFYRDPADRVRNGMGILGQRPGRDAPMPSLGSALSPAGR from the coding sequence ATGGGCGCGGCGGTCGGACGGTCGGGGTTGGCGGTGGTGGAGGAGCTGCGCGAACGGATCCGCCAGTTGCAGGCGGCGCCCCGTCGCGCGCTGTCGGTGCTGCGCACGGGCGTGGACGCGGTGGACGCGCTGCTGCCTCAAGGGGGCCTGCCGCTGGGGCACTCCGTGGAGCTGTGCGGCGAGGCGGCGTCGGGGCGCACCAGCCTGGCGCTGCGTGCGGTGGCGGCCGCGCACCGGGAGCTGCGCTTGTGCGCGTGGGTGGATGGTCCGAAGGAGCTCTATCCCCCCGCGGCGGCGGCGCTGGGCGTGGACCTGGAGCGGCTGCTCGTCGTGCGGCCCCAGGCCTTCGCGCAGCGGGTGTGGGCCGCCGTGCAGCTGGCGCGCAGTGGTGCCTTCACGGCGGTGGTGGTGGATCTGACGCTCGGCGTGGGCGCTCCGGGCCGTCCGGAGCGGTTGGCCCTGACGGAGGCGCGCAAGCTCGCGGACGCGGCGGCGCGAGGCGGGACGCTGGTGTTGCTGCTGACGTCGCCGGAGGCGCCCGCGGACGGGCTCGCGCGGCTGCGGCTGGAGGCCCGGGGCGTCCAGGGCTGGTCCGTGGAGTTGGAGCGCAGCCGGGGCGGAGGCGTGGGGACGCGCGTCGTGAGCCCCTGGCGGGAGCTCTACCCGGAGGTGGGGCTGGATGCCGGGGCGCGGCTGCTGGACGCGGACGTGGAGGCGTCAGGGGACGCGGGGCCGGACTTCTACCGGGACCCCGCCGACCGCGTGCGCAACGGCATGGGCATCCTGGGTCAGCGCCCCGGCCGGGACGCGCCCATGCCTTCGCTGGGGAGCGCGCTGTCCCCGGCCGGCCGCTGA
- a CDS encoding Y-family DNA polymerase has protein sequence MRRGYLHVTRFPVQRKVIESPALAGQPLVLVEEVRGQRRVVFASTRALKAGVRTGMTLTAATALEPELRHFPYRLKDEAQALAALGESLLGLCPGFQRDAPDGLWFDASAAHLVGGERELGARVLEVCGEQGYRAHVTVASEAFTSRVLARYGSQRVSVVPEGQGARALAPLPLGALEDSAAKAFTVLGLSTLGEVAALPAGAVTARGGAGAARVHARCRGVDDTPFTPDPLEEALEDRVVLDAPADTFEPVQFALKTLLDRLGARLSGRQRAAVRLTFVLRLDPTGEAQVPLLLARPTAQAKLLLDLARHRLGELRLERPVAEVSVRVDAHDEDLGQQLALGDAPEGDAALEGVLSRLATTLGEGALFAASLEAVHRPESAHTPRAFHPPEARRGLLSPSGPLAPAPESAAPITVWREAGAARERPSRLLAQPARLDAEVTASGEMLAARIAGRRHRVTAMAGPERLGGEWWTDTPYQRDYYRVHFEGLGPAWVYRDGRDGDFYLQGLFD, from the coding sequence ATGCGGAGGGGCTACCTGCACGTCACGCGCTTCCCAGTGCAGCGCAAGGTCATTGAGTCGCCCGCGCTCGCGGGCCAGCCGCTGGTGCTGGTGGAGGAGGTGCGCGGCCAGCGCCGGGTGGTGTTCGCCTCCACGCGCGCGCTGAAGGCCGGCGTGCGGACGGGGATGACGCTGACGGCGGCCACCGCGTTGGAGCCCGAGCTGCGGCACTTCCCGTACCGGTTGAAGGACGAGGCCCAGGCGCTGGCCGCGCTGGGAGAGTCGCTGCTCGGCCTGTGTCCTGGCTTCCAGCGCGACGCACCGGACGGGCTGTGGTTCGACGCGAGCGCGGCGCACCTGGTGGGCGGCGAAAGGGAGTTGGGCGCGCGCGTGCTGGAGGTCTGCGGCGAGCAGGGCTACCGGGCGCACGTGACGGTGGCGTCGGAGGCGTTCACCTCGCGAGTGCTGGCGCGGTATGGCTCCCAGCGGGTGTCGGTGGTGCCGGAGGGGCAGGGCGCGCGAGCTCTGGCGCCCCTTCCGCTGGGCGCGCTGGAGGACTCGGCGGCGAAGGCCTTCACCGTCCTGGGGCTGTCCACGTTGGGAGAGGTGGCGGCGCTGCCGGCCGGGGCGGTGACGGCGCGAGGAGGCGCCGGTGCGGCCCGGGTCCATGCGCGGTGCCGGGGCGTGGACGACACGCCCTTCACGCCGGATCCGTTGGAGGAGGCGCTGGAGGATCGGGTGGTGTTGGACGCGCCCGCGGACACCTTCGAACCCGTGCAGTTCGCGCTCAAGACGCTGCTCGACAGGCTGGGCGCGCGGCTGTCCGGGCGGCAGCGGGCGGCGGTGCGGCTCACCTTCGTGCTGCGCCTGGACCCCACCGGCGAGGCCCAGGTGCCGCTCCTGCTGGCGCGGCCCACGGCGCAAGCGAAGCTGCTGTTGGACCTGGCTCGGCACCGGCTGGGGGAATTGCGGCTGGAGCGGCCGGTGGCGGAGGTCTCCGTGCGGGTGGATGCGCACGACGAGGACCTGGGCCAGCAACTGGCGCTGGGGGACGCGCCGGAGGGGGACGCGGCCCTGGAGGGCGTGCTGTCGCGGCTGGCGACGACGCTGGGCGAGGGGGCGCTGTTCGCCGCGTCCCTGGAGGCGGTGCACCGGCCGGAGTCCGCGCATACGCCCCGGGCCTTCCATCCTCCAGAGGCGCGGCGCGGCCTGCTGTCCCCGTCGGGCCCACTGGCTCCGGCGCCGGAGTCTGCCGCGCCCATCACCGTCTGGCGCGAGGCGGGGGCCGCCCGGGAGCGGCCGTCGCGGCTGCTGGCCCAGCCGGCCCGGCTGGACGCGGAGGTGACGGCGTCCGGGGAGATGCTGGCGGCGCGGATCGCGGGGCGGCGGCACCGGGTGACGGCGATGGCGGGGCCGGAGCGACTGGGTGGCGAATGGTGGACGGACACCCCGTACCAGAGGGACTACTACCGCGTGCACTTCGAGGGGCTGGGGCCCGCCTGGGTGTACCGGGACGGGCGGGACGGGGACTTCTACCTGCAGGGGCTGTTCGATTGA